The Enterobacter huaxiensis sequence CATCAAGGTCTTTGTTATCTGGGCGGTACTGCGCGGCGGGGCCGAAGGCGGGCTACTGACCCCCGGCCTGACGGTGGGGGCATTGCTGGGTTCTCTGCTGTTTATCCTGCTGGGACGTTTCTTTCCCGGCAGCGATATGGCCGGTTTTGCGCTGACGGGAGCAGCAGGATTCCTGTCTGCATCAATGCAGATGCCCGTCACCGCCATTACACTGATGCTGGAATTTACCCGAATGGACCACAGTTTCCTGGTGCCGGTGACGCTGTGCGTAACGGGCGCGTTCATGACCTGTCGCCAGCTTGAGCGGGTAAGGCCTGGCTAATTTTCAGCCAAAACAGCAACGATGATTAAACGGAAAGCGGATAATCATCCCATACAATTGATAAGCATTATCATTGCGATTAGTGTTGACTGGCACATCCCGGATATTGGATATCAGGCAGCACCCGAAATGGAACGTTAAGGGATAAAACGATTCTGTTGTGTTGCATAAGGTTATCTGATGAATTCCAGCCTTGCCGCCGGCGAACAGTCTGGCGAATCCACCGTCGCGTTACGCTACCGTAAAATCCTCATCAGGCGTTTCGCGCTCGCTGGTGTCCTTTTCGCTCTTATTATCTGCTCGCTGCTCCTCGACTTTACTATCGGGCCGTCCGGTATCTCCGTTTCTACGCTCTGGCATACGCTCGTCAATTCGGCCGCCGCCGACGCAGGCACGCGCGTCATCGTCTGGGATATTCGCCTGCCGTTCGCCCTGATGGCCGTCGCCGTCGGTATGGCGCTGGGGCTGGCGGGAGCAGAAATGCAGACCATCCTGAACAACCCGCTCGCCAGCCCGTTTACGCTGGGCGTCTCCTCTGCCGCCTCCTTTGGCGCCGCGCTGGCGATTGTGCTGGGGCTGGGCATTCCCGGCATCGACGATAAGTGGTTTATTCCGGCGAATGCCTTTATCTTTGCGCTGCTGGCCTGCTTTATCCTCGACGGCATCAGCCGCTGGACCCGCGTGGCAACCTCCGGCGTCGTCCTCTTCGGCATCGCGCTGGTCTTTACCTTCAACGCCCTGATTTCCATTCTGCAGTTTATCGCCAGCGAAGATACCCTGCAGGGGCTGGTCTTCTGGACGATGGGCAGCCTGGCTCGCGCCTCGTGGGATAAGCTGGCGATCCTGGCCGTCGCCCTGCTGATTATCGTGCCGCTGTCGCTAAAAAATGCCTGGAAGCTTACCGCGCTTCGGCTGGGTGAAGATCGTGCCGTCAGCTTCGGCATCAACGTGAAGAAGCTGCGCATGACCACGCTGCTGCGCATCAGCATTATCTCGGCCCTGACGGTGGCCTTTGTCGGTCCGGTTGGCTTTATCGGCCTGGTTGCGCCGCATATCTCACGCATGATGTTCGGGGAAGACCACCGGTTTTACCTGCCCGGCAGCATGCTGATCGGCGCGCTGGTGCTCTCTTTGGCCTCCGTATTTTCTAAGAACATTGTTCCCGGCGTCATTATACCCGTGGGGATCGTGACCTCGCTGGTTGGCGTACCGTTCTTCCTCAGCATCATTATCCGCAACCGGGGGAACGT is a genomic window containing:
- a CDS encoding FecCD family ABC transporter permease — protein: MNSSLAAGEQSGESTVALRYRKILIRRFALAGVLFALIICSLLLDFTIGPSGISVSTLWHTLVNSAAADAGTRVIVWDIRLPFALMAVAVGMALGLAGAEMQTILNNPLASPFTLGVSSAASFGAALAIVLGLGIPGIDDKWFIPANAFIFALLACFILDGISRWTRVATSGVVLFGIALVFTFNALISILQFIASEDTLQGLVFWTMGSLARASWDKLAILAVALLIIVPLSLKNAWKLTALRLGEDRAVSFGINVKKLRMTTLLRISIISALTVAFVGPVGFIGLVAPHISRMMFGEDHRFYLPGSMLIGALVLSLASVFSKNIVPGVIIPVGIVTSLVGVPFFLSIIIRNRGNV